The following coding sequences are from one Sylvia atricapilla isolate bSylAtr1 chromosome 15, bSylAtr1.pri, whole genome shotgun sequence window:
- the SYNGR3 gene encoding LOW QUALITY PROTEIN: synaptogyrin-3 (The sequence of the model RefSeq protein was modified relative to this genomic sequence to represent the inferred CDS: deleted 1 base in 1 codon): MEGASFGAGRAGGAIDPVDFLKQPQTLLRVTTWIFSIVVFGSIVNECYVNKDSQHPELLCIFNENESACSYGIAVGVIAFFGCIFFFVVDLYFQQISSVKDRKRAVLLDLGFSGFLAFLWFVAFCFLANQWQRTTLTRGFSQGADAARAAITFSFFSIIIWVVLALRALQRYRLGTDMSLFATEQFGTDPSASYPGYPGGSGVESTETYQSPPFTETLEPNPKGYQVPAY; this comes from the exons ATGGAAGGAGCGTCCTTCGGagcgggccgggcgggggggGCCATCGACCCCGTGGATTTCCTCAAGCAGCCGCAG ACCCTGCTCCGGGTCACCACCTGG ATCTTCTCCATCGTGGTGTTCGGCTCCATCGTGAACGAGTGCTACGTGAACAAGGACAGCCAGCACCCCGAGCTGCTGTGCATCTTCAACGAGAATGAGAGTGCCTGCAGCTACGGCATCGCCGTGGGCGTCATCGCCTTCTTCGGCTGCATCTTCTTCTTCGTGGTGGACCTGTACTTCCAGCAGATCAGCAGCGTCAAGGACCGCAAACGGGCCGTGCTGCTGGACCTGGGCTTCTCAG GTTTCCTGGCCTTCCTGTGGTTTGTAGCTTTCTGCTTCCTGGCAAACCAGTGGCAGAGGACGACGCTGACCAGGGGCTTCTCGCAGGGCGCGGACGCGGCGCGGGCAGCGAtcaccttctccttcttctccatcATCATCTGG GTGGTGCtggcgctgcgggcgctgcaGCGGTACCGCCTGGGCACGGACATGTCCCTGTTCGCCACCGAGCAGTTCGGCACCGACCCCAGCGCCTCGTACCCCGGCTACCCCGGCGGCAGCGGCGTGGAGAGCACGGAGACCTACCAGAGCCCCCCGTTCACCGAGACCTTAGAGCCCAACCCCAAAGGTTACCAAGTGCCAGCGTACTGA